A genomic stretch from Sceloporus undulatus isolate JIND9_A2432 ecotype Alabama chromosome 5, SceUnd_v1.1, whole genome shotgun sequence includes:
- the DCUN1D4 gene encoding DCN1-like protein 4 has protein sequence MHSDAAAVNFQLNSHLSTLANIHKIYHTLNRLNLTEEAGQDDRQTGSLRSCSSSDCFSKVMPPRKKRRPAAGDDLSAKKSRHDGMYRKYDSARIKAEDDMFSSKRCLEWFYEYAGTDDIVGPEGMEKFCEDIGVEPENVVMLVLAWKLDAQNMGYFTLQEWLKGMTSLQCDTTEKLRNSLDYLRSLLNEPTNFKLIYRYAFDFAREKDQRSLDINTAKCMLGLLLGKTWPLFPVFHQFLEQSKYKVINKDQWCNVLEFSRTINLDLSNYDEDGAWPVLLDEFVEWYKEKQMT, from the exons ATGCACTCGGATGCCGCCGCTGTCA atTTTCAGCTGAACTCTCATCTGTCAACACTGGCAAATATTCACAAGATTTACCACACTCTTAATAGGCTG AATTTGACAGAAGAAGCTGGTCAAGACGATCGCCAAACAG GAAGTCTCAGGTCTTGCAGTTCTTCAGACTGCTTTAGCAAAGTGATGCCTCCAAGAAAAAAGAGGCGACCTGCAGCTGGAGATGACTTATCAGCTAAAAAGAGTAGACATGATGG TATGTATAGAAAATATGATTCTGCTAGAATAAAGGCAGAAGATGACATGTTCTCAAGCAAGCGGTGCCTAGAGTGGTTCTATGAATATGCAG gaacagatgatattgtGGGTCCTGAAGGAATGGAGAAATTCTGTGAGGACATTGGGGTTGAACCAGAAAAT GTAGTTATGCTTGTGCTAGCTTGGAAGCTGGATGCTCAGAACATGGGTTATTTTACGTTGCAAGAATGGTTAAAAGGAATGACATCTCTACA ATGTGATACAACAGAGAAGCTAAGAAATTCTTTGGATTACTTGAGATCTTTATTAAATGAGCCTACAAATTTTAAACTTATTTACAGATATGCATTTGATTTTGCACGG GAAAAGGACCAGCGAAGCCTAGATATAAATACTGCCAAGTGTATGTTAGGACTTCTCTTAGGAAAAACGTGGCCTCTTTTTCCAGTATTTCACCAGTTCCTAGAG CAGTCTAAGTACAAGGTGATCAACAAGGACCAATGGTGTAATGTTCTGGAATTCAGCAGAACCATTAATCTTGACCTCAGCAATTATGATGAAGATGGTGCAT gGCCAGTGTTGTTGGATGAATTTGTGGAGTGgtataaagaaaaacaaatgacaTAG